The proteins below are encoded in one region of Gemmatimonas sp.:
- a CDS encoding amidohydrolase family protein produces MMSRSLLRRSHRHALVPLLVALVATPVALAAQDTVDVLITGGRVYDGTGAAPREAALGIRGARIVFVGPVPANTVVRQRIDARGQIVTPGFIDPHTHAYEGLPRLGLERRRNLSSLMQGITTVVLGADGRGPLEVQQVLDSSEALGLGTNTYALTGFGTVRSRVMGNSSASATPAQRATMRALIAKAMQEGAYGVGSGLFYVPQTYARTDEVIDVVSAAKPFGGVYDTHQRDESSYSIGLFASTREAIRIGCESGLTTNIGHIKALGVDLWGSADSVLAIMREARARGCPVVADQYPWTASGTGLSAALMPRWAQAGGRDSLRLRAADATLRAQLLADMRDNLRRRGGDSTLLLIDGNIDAVPYLGKTLRQVAAEVGQPAVETALDLVLRGIDMGVASFNMTETDIETFMRDPFVMTSSDGSDGHPRLFATYPRKIRRYVLDKPVISMERMVASASGQVAATYGLADRGVLRVGAFADVLVFDPAELREAATYTAPRKMATGMRWVFVNGRAAVANGTATNVMAGKALRRR; encoded by the coding sequence ATGATGTCTCGGTCGCTGCTGCGCCGATCGCACCGGCACGCTCTCGTTCCCCTGCTGGTGGCCCTTGTGGCAACACCAGTGGCGCTGGCGGCGCAGGACACCGTGGACGTCCTCATCACCGGTGGTCGGGTGTACGACGGCACGGGCGCCGCGCCGCGTGAGGCGGCGCTGGGGATCCGCGGTGCGCGCATCGTGTTCGTGGGGCCGGTGCCCGCCAACACGGTCGTGCGCCAGCGCATCGATGCCCGCGGGCAGATCGTCACGCCCGGCTTCATCGATCCGCACACGCACGCCTATGAAGGGTTGCCGCGGCTCGGCCTCGAACGGCGGCGCAATCTGTCGTCGCTCATGCAGGGGATCACCACGGTCGTGCTGGGGGCCGACGGTCGGGGACCGCTGGAGGTGCAGCAGGTGCTCGATTCCTCGGAGGCGCTCGGGCTGGGCACCAACACTTACGCGCTCACGGGCTTCGGCACGGTGCGCAGCCGCGTGATGGGCAACTCCTCGGCTTCCGCCACGCCGGCCCAGCGCGCCACCATGCGCGCGCTCATTGCCAAGGCCATGCAGGAAGGGGCCTACGGCGTGGGCAGCGGCCTCTTCTACGTGCCGCAGACGTACGCGCGCACCGACGAGGTCATCGACGTGGTGTCGGCGGCCAAGCCGTTCGGTGGCGTCTACGACACCCATCAGCGTGACGAAAGCAGCTACAGCATCGGCCTCTTCGCCTCCACCCGCGAAGCCATCCGCATTGGCTGCGAATCGGGACTCACCACCAACATCGGCCACATCAAGGCGCTGGGCGTGGATCTGTGGGGCAGCGCCGACAGCGTGCTGGCCATCATGCGCGAGGCCCGCGCCCGCGGGTGCCCGGTGGTGGCCGACCAGTACCCGTGGACGGCCAGCGGAACGGGCCTCAGCGCTGCGCTCATGCCGCGTTGGGCCCAGGCGGGTGGTCGCGACTCGCTGCGCCTGCGCGCGGCGGATGCCACGCTGCGTGCGCAACTGCTGGCCGACATGCGCGACAATCTCCGGCGTCGTGGCGGCGATTCGACGCTCCTGCTCATCGACGGCAACATCGATGCGGTCCCCTACCTGGGCAAGACACTCAGGCAGGTAGCGGCCGAGGTGGGCCAGCCCGCCGTGGAGACCGCGCTCGATCTGGTGCTGCGTGGCATCGATATGGGCGTGGCGAGCTTCAACATGACCGAAACCGATATCGAGACCTTCATGCGCGACCCGTTCGTGATGACGAGCAGCGACGGCTCCGACGGGCACCCGCGGCTCTTCGCCACGTATCCGCGCAAGATCCGACGTTACGTGCTCGACAAGCCGGTCATTTCCATGGAGCGCATGGTCGCTTCGGCGTCGGGGCAGGTTGCGGCCACCTACGGCCTCGCCGACCGCGGCGTGCTGCGTGTCGGGGCCTTTGCGGACGTGCTGGTCTTCGATCCCGCGGAGCTGCGCGAAGCAGCCACGTACACCGCACCGCGCAAAATGGCGACCGGGATGCGCTGGGTGTTCGTGAACGGCCGCGCCGCCGTGGCCAACGGCACTGCCACCAACGTGATGGCCGGCAAGGCGCTCCGACGGCGCTGA